A genome region from SAR324 cluster bacterium includes the following:
- a CDS encoding TetR/AcrR family transcriptional regulator produces MKIQHRAIQDEQKMERRQEILSAAQKLLEDNGPNLPAVQDIATQAGMAKGTVYLYFKTKEEIFFSLLEIQVQKWLDEIDKVLEGAPNEVSVDQVVSVLYQYVLNRPYVLHLTNIFYGVLQPKISPKAVSRYQRNIAKRVYKGGRSIERVFPTLKNGQGFHLLLSSYALMVGFWQLAEPVSTALPAVKLVGIVIDFNFEKDLKEALSRLWKGSLTP; encoded by the coding sequence ATGAAGATTCAACATCGGGCTATTCAGGACGAACAAAAAATGGAGCGTCGTCAGGAGATTCTTTCTGCGGCACAGAAATTACTGGAAGACAATGGCCCCAATCTTCCAGCCGTACAGGACATAGCCACACAGGCTGGTATGGCTAAGGGGACGGTATATCTGTATTTCAAGACAAAGGAAGAAATATTTTTTTCATTGCTGGAAATACAAGTTCAAAAATGGCTGGACGAAATTGATAAAGTATTGGAGGGCGCACCCAATGAGGTCAGTGTGGATCAGGTTGTTTCCGTGCTGTATCAATATGTGTTGAACAGACCCTATGTGCTTCATCTGACCAATATATTTTATGGAGTCCTGCAACCAAAGATTTCCCCCAAAGCAGTTTCCCGTTATCAACGTAATATCGCAAAACGGGTCTACAAAGGTGGACGCTCCATTGAGCGTGTGTTTCCAACTCTGAAAAACGGACAAGGGTTTCATTTGCTACTCAGCAGTTATGCCTTGATGGTGGGGTTCTGGCAACTGGCTGAGCCTGTGTCTACGGCACTCCCCGCCGTTAAACTGGTCGGCATAGTGATTGATTTTAATTTTGAAAAAGATTTAAAAGAAGCACTGAGTCGCTTGTGGAAAGGGAGTTTAACCCCTTGA